One part of the Nematostella vectensis chromosome 8, jaNemVect1.1, whole genome shotgun sequence genome encodes these proteins:
- the LOC125570178 gene encoding LOW QUALITY PROTEIN: protein LIGHT-DEPENDENT SHORT HYPOCOTYLS 5-like (The sequence of the model RefSeq protein was modified relative to this genomic sequence to represent the inferred CDS: substituted 2 bases at 2 genomic stop codons) yields the protein MPDPSCDLLHLVNVVFCAVPVELVPNDIFSATPLDIVRFLIWKNVKEKTCVHVLHCPNRGSKAASDCGCPVYLAAGTVDXLIGKLRALFNESDRSGDWNDTXGFGNPAASSLVRKYLKLVKEEQARAGVTPTQATPLFVDKLARLVDYWNHQIEGCANVKLYTVAAIESYISVTRAMKVDTTDGHLFPPD from the exons ATGCCAGATCCAAGCTGCGACTTGCTACACTTAGTGAATGTAGTGTTCTGCGCCGTCCCAGTAGAGCTGG TACCAAACGACATCTTTTCCGCAACCCCATTGGATATAGTTCGTTTTCTGATTTGGAAGAATGTAAAAGAAAAGACTTGTGTACATGTATTACACTGCCCTAACCGTGGTTCCAAGGCTGCGTCTGACTGTGGATGCCCTGTGTATCTCGCAGCGGGTACGGTTGATTAATTGATTGGGAAGTTGCGGGCACTGTTCAATGAAAGCGATCGATCTGGTGATTGGAATGATACTTAAGGTTTTGGGAATCCTGCGGCGTCTAGTTTGGTTCGTAAGTATCTCAAACTTGTCAAGGAGGAACAAGCGAGGGCTGGTGTCACTCCCACTCAAGCTACGCCGCTGTTTGTGGACAAATTAGCTCGATTGGTGGACTACTGGAATCATCAGATTGAG GGATGTGCGAATGTAAAATTGTACACAGTAGCAGCTATAGAGAGTTATATATCCGTGACTCGAGCAATGAAAGTTGATACTACTGATGGTCACCTTTTTCCGCCCGACTAA
- the LOC116610674 gene encoding uncharacterized protein LOC116610674 encodes MKCHAVPDTSPFPGPFPTEDLTSTPVKASKSSKHTLTQTSKKEGQPMKKVLKQDATIELFQKLQDLCIQDEGQCVKREDLMEVLGGHSKNLVTKSLKAVFPLCQKKRIKKAGQQITYYMNITFKQKDAVVPLPIESLEDEMKARLCKLEDRMTETWQLILDSDKVFMK; translated from the exons ATGAAATGTCATGCAGTGCCTGATACAAGCCCTTTCCCTGGTCCTTTCCCTACAGAAGATCTTACATCTACACCCGTAAAGGCAAGCAAGTCTTCGAAGCATACCCTTACCCAAACATCTAAAAAGGAAGGGCAACCCATGAAGAAAGTTCTCAAACAAGATGCTACCATAG AACTGTTCCAGAAATTACAAGATCTTTGCATCCAAGATGAAGGGCAGTGTGTAAAGCGTGAAGATCTTATGGAGGTTCTGGGAGGCCACTCTAAAAACCTTGTCACAAAGTCTTTAAAAGCAGTGTTTCCTCTTTGTCAAAAAAAGAGGATAAAGAAAGCTGGACAACAAAT CACCTACTACATGAACATCACATTCAAGCAAAAAGATGCTGTTGTTCCTCTCCCCATTGAAAGCCTTGAGGATGAGATGAAAGCAAGGCTATGCAAGCTTGAGGATAGAATGACTGAGACCTGGCAGTTAATATTAGACAGTGATAAGGTATTCatgaaatga